One genomic region from Deltaproteobacteria bacterium encodes:
- a CDS encoding tail fiber domain-containing protein, translated as KWNGAAWACAVDVDTDTNTQLSEAEVDAYVANNGYSMGAHTIDTDTLAALGCGAGESPVWNTALGIWECGTDADLLAGLSCPGDDVLRWSTALSQWECQPDTDTVLTEAEVDAYVANNGYSMGAHTIDTDTLATLGCAAGEVAKWDGAAWACAVDVDTDTNTDVLASLPCGNNQIVKWNGALGNWQCAADSDTTYSGGTGITLTGTSFSLSTAYTDTRYVQEGQANSVTTAMIVDGTISGADIATGAVTSVDIADNTITAADLAANSVTASEIATAAVGSAEILDGSITSADIGIGAVTGAEIANATITNVDISAVAAIDPAKISGTAWTGTNDGATSGLDADLLDGQHGSYYRNWNNLTNVPAGLADGTDADTLGGLSCTGNQVAKYDFGTSSWICANDIDTDTDTTYSNGTGLSLTGTTFSLNTTYTDGRYVNAGEADSVSASMIIDGTITNADISAGASIEPSKITGTAWTALTDGAGSTLDADLLDGQQGGYYLDWGNLTSLPPGFDDDVDDDVLGGLICANNQVAKFSAGTATWGCANDIDTVNTYVEGTGIDIIGTTVHLETTYTDGRYWSRGGNGGTTPGTDFLGTSDLKEFEIHAGGVRVMRYGYGANPNLIGGDATNSVTAGAVAATVGGGSDSQLVTDSYGTLGGGRANQAGDGAGTAGDASYATVSGGGYNIAGASYSTIGGGLYNVTSASYATIGGGGGSSAATGNSVTDMYGTIGGGYDNQAGDAAGTTNDASNATVGGGRQNVASAGNATVAGGYGNTASAQNSFIGAGNTNLASGTFTVVGGGRENQATAAFAGALGGTYNTATAMGASVGGGGYNAASGQWSVIAGGGGSLATQANLATDNYCTVAGGSTNQAGDNAGVISDRLYATVGGGFENTASGSESTISGGRTNEATATGAFVGGGRLNNADGNYSAVPGGYSNFATGTNAAVGGGQGNFASGTSSVIPGGYQNQASGAYSTAMGRSANADFDGCFAFGDNSGVSTACGAANRFVARASGGTIFYSSTGAGAGVVLMPGSSSWLAVSDRNQKENFEEVDGREVLEKLAAMPMSSWNYKAQDARVRHMGPMAQDFFEAYGLGPDERHIATVDADGVALAAIQGLNQKLEEQEARHLEEVRSLEERIARLERLLVRR; from the coding sequence AAGTGGAACGGCGCCGCCTGGGCCTGCGCCGTGGACGTGGACACCGACACGAACACCCAGCTCAGCGAGGCCGAGGTGGACGCCTACGTCGCCAACAACGGCTACTCGATGGGCGCGCACACCATCGACACCGACACCCTGGCGGCGCTGGGCTGCGGCGCGGGCGAGTCCCCCGTCTGGAACACGGCCCTCGGGATCTGGGAGTGCGGGACCGACGCGGACCTCCTCGCGGGGCTCTCCTGCCCGGGCGACGATGTCCTGCGCTGGAGCACGGCCCTCTCCCAATGGGAGTGCCAGCCGGACACCGACACCGTGCTCACCGAGGCTGAGGTGGACGCCTACGTCGCCAACAACGGCTACTCGATGGGCGCCCACACGATCGACACCGACACCCTGGCGACCCTGGGCTGCGCCGCGGGCGAGGTGGCGAAGTGGGACGGCGCGGCCTGGGCCTGCGCGGTGGACGTGGACACCGACACCAACACGGACGTCCTCGCCTCGCTGCCCTGCGGGAACAACCAGATCGTCAAGTGGAACGGGGCGCTCGGGAACTGGCAGTGCGCCGCCGACTCGGACACCACCTACTCCGGAGGCACCGGCATCACCCTGACCGGGACCTCCTTCTCGTTGAGCACGGCCTACACCGACACCCGCTACGTGCAGGAGGGGCAGGCCAACTCCGTCACCACCGCGATGATCGTGGACGGGACCATCAGCGGCGCCGACATCGCGACCGGCGCCGTGACGAGCGTCGACATCGCCGACAACACCATCACGGCGGCCGACCTGGCAGCCAACAGCGTCACCGCATCCGAGATCGCGACCGCCGCCGTCGGCAGCGCCGAGATCCTCGACGGTTCGATCACGTCCGCCGACATCGGCATCGGCGCCGTGACTGGGGCCGAGATCGCGAACGCCACCATCACCAACGTCGACATCAGCGCCGTCGCGGCGATCGATCCGGCCAAGATCTCCGGGACCGCCTGGACCGGCACCAACGACGGCGCCACCAGCGGCCTCGACGCCGACCTCCTCGACGGTCAGCACGGCAGCTACTACCGCAACTGGAACAACCTCACGAACGTGCCGGCCGGCCTCGCCGACGGGACCGACGCCGACACCCTCGGGGGCCTGAGCTGCACCGGGAACCAGGTGGCCAAGTACGACTTCGGCACCTCGAGCTGGATCTGCGCCAACGACATCGACACCGACACGGACACCACCTATTCGAACGGCACGGGCCTCTCCCTCACGGGGACGACCTTCTCGCTGAACACGACCTACACCGACGGGCGCTACGTCAACGCGGGGGAGGCCGACAGCGTGAGCGCCTCGATGATCATCGACGGCACGATCACCAACGCCGACATCTCGGCGGGCGCGAGCATCGAGCCGAGCAAGATCACCGGCACCGCCTGGACCGCGCTCACCGACGGGGCCGGCAGCACCCTCGACGCCGACCTCCTCGACGGTCAGCAGGGCGGCTACTACCTCGACTGGGGCAACCTCACGAGCCTGCCCCCCGGCTTCGACGACGACGTCGACGACGACGTCCTCGGGGGCCTGATCTGCGCCAACAACCAGGTCGCGAAGTTCAGCGCCGGCACCGCGACCTGGGGCTGCGCGAACGACATCGACACGGTGAACACCTACGTCGAGGGCACGGGCATCGACATCATCGGGACCACCGTCCACCTCGAGACGACCTACACCGACGGCCGCTACTGGAGCCGGGGAGGCAACGGCGGGACCACGCCGGGCACCGACTTCCTCGGGACCTCCGATCTCAAGGAGTTCGAGATCCACGCCGGTGGCGTCCGGGTCATGCGCTACGGGTACGGGGCGAACCCGAACCTGATCGGGGGTGACGCGACCAACTCCGTCACCGCCGGGGCCGTGGCCGCCACCGTGGGAGGTGGCTCCGACTCCCAGCTCGTGACCGACAGCTACGGCACCCTTGGGGGCGGCCGAGCCAACCAGGCAGGCGACGGAGCCGGGACCGCTGGCGACGCCAGCTACGCCACCGTCTCGGGTGGCGGCTACAACATCGCCGGTGCCAGCTACTCCACGATCGGGGGTGGCCTGTACAACGTGACCAGCGCCTCCTACGCGACCATCGGTGGCGGTGGTGGCTCGTCTGCCGCCACCGGGAACAGCGTGACCGACATGTACGGCACGATCGGCGGCGGCTACGACAACCAGGCCGGTGACGCGGCCGGCACGACCAACGACGCCTCCAACGCCACGGTCGGTGGCGGCCGACAGAACGTGGCCTCGGCCGGCAACGCCACCGTCGCCGGCGGCTACGGGAACACCGCGAGCGCTCAGAACAGCTTCATCGGCGCCGGCAACACCAACCTGGCCTCCGGGACCTTCACCGTGGTCGGCGGCGGCCGGGAGAACCAGGCGACGGCGGCCTTCGCCGGCGCGCTGGGGGGCACCTACAACACCGCCACGGCGATGGGAGCCAGCGTCGGAGGGGGTGGCTACAACGCGGCCTCCGGCCAGTGGTCGGTGATCGCCGGCGGCGGCGGGAGCCTCGCCACCCAGGCCAACCTCGCCACCGACAACTACTGCACGGTCGCGGGCGGCTCGACCAACCAGGCGGGTGACAACGCCGGCGTGATCTCGGACCGGCTCTACGCCACCGTCGGAGGCGGCTTCGAGAACACGGCCTCGGGCAGCGAGTCGACCATCTCCGGCGGGCGTACCAACGAGGCTACCGCGACGGGGGCCTTCGTCGGCGGCGGGCGCCTCAACAACGCCGACGGCAACTACTCGGCCGTCCCCGGCGGCTACAGCAACTTCGCGACCGGGACCAACGCGGCGGTCGGCGGCGGCCAGGGCAACTTCGCCAGCGGGACCAGCTCGGTCATCCCCGGCGGCTACCAGAACCAGGCCTCCGGCGCCTACTCGACCGCCATGGGCCGGAGCGCCAACGCCGACTTCGACGGCTGCTTCGCCTTCGGTGACAACAGCGGTGTGTCGACGGCCTGCGGCGCGGCCAACCGCTTCGTCGCCCGGGCCAGCGGCGGCACCATCTTCTACTCGTCCACGGGCGCGGGCGCCGGCGTGGTCCTCATGCCCGGCTCCTCCTCCTGGCTGGCGGTCTCCGACCGGAACCAGAAGGAGAACTTCGAGGAGGTCGATGGCCGCGAGGTCCTCGAGAAGCTGGCCGCGATGCCCATGAGCAGCTGGAACTACAAGGCCCAGGACGCGCGCGTCCGCCACATGGGGCCGATGGCTCAGGACTTCTTCGAGGCCTACGGTCTCGGCCCCGACGAGCGGCACATCGCCACCGTCGACGCCGACGGCGTGGCGCTCGCCGCCATCCAGGGCCTGAACCAGAAGCTCGAGGAGCAGGAGGCCCGCCACCTCGAGGAGGTGCGGTCCCTCGAGGAGCGCATCGCCCGGCTGGAGCGGCTGCTCGTCCGGCGCTAG
- a CDS encoding YkgJ family cysteine cluster protein, whose product MSTKTIRAPEARFTCEGDGRCCTRWSVPVSAEVVERLRAHDWTGVGAGDPFLPVAGSGEPFRLRLVDERCFFLDAENRCEIQKRLGHEAKPAACKAFPLQLTSIGGQTHARLSFYCPTVCADRGKRLSEQQRWLKTVERSAEVHPRCAPLRLSPDIEIGLRDQGEVDRELARRLGETGASMADRLATCVGLLQVIQSQHSEGGIAVAMGLKRASAMESGELARLGREGGEAPRAGPVLSLFLASDCLPGPWAKAGHFFGVRFFGLGLSKLRSRAMGAKASRGRIAAVTFAPGEEGDALLTRYFIAKLVGRRHLADQLDLLRGFNLLVVAYGMIVLLARLKAASEGQPGVRQSDLLAAVQATELLVLEHTAIHRTSSFSHLLEKILDEPTLCSSMLARAA is encoded by the coding sequence TTGAGCACCAAGACCATCCGGGCGCCCGAAGCTCGCTTCACCTGCGAGGGCGACGGACGGTGCTGCACGCGCTGGAGCGTCCCGGTCTCGGCGGAGGTCGTCGAGCGCCTGCGCGCCCACGACTGGACCGGCGTCGGCGCGGGTGACCCCTTCCTGCCCGTTGCGGGCAGCGGCGAGCCCTTCCGCCTGCGCCTGGTGGACGAGCGCTGCTTCTTCCTCGACGCCGAGAACCGCTGCGAGATCCAGAAGCGGCTGGGCCACGAGGCCAAGCCGGCGGCCTGCAAGGCCTTCCCCCTGCAGCTCACCTCCATCGGCGGCCAGACCCACGCCCGGCTCTCCTTCTACTGCCCCACGGTCTGCGCCGATCGGGGCAAGCGCCTCTCGGAGCAGCAGCGCTGGCTGAAGACCGTCGAGCGGAGCGCGGAGGTGCACCCTCGCTGCGCCCCCCTGCGGCTCAGCCCGGACATCGAGATCGGCCTCCGGGATCAGGGTGAGGTCGATCGCGAGCTGGCGCGGCGCCTCGGAGAGACCGGCGCCTCGATGGCCGACCGGCTCGCCACCTGCGTCGGCCTGCTGCAGGTCATCCAGAGCCAGCACAGCGAGGGCGGGATCGCCGTCGCGATGGGGCTGAAGCGCGCGAGCGCCATGGAGAGCGGGGAGCTGGCGAGGCTCGGACGCGAGGGTGGCGAGGCCCCCCGCGCCGGGCCGGTCCTCTCCCTCTTCCTCGCCTCGGACTGCCTGCCGGGACCCTGGGCGAAGGCCGGCCACTTCTTCGGGGTGCGCTTCTTCGGCCTCGGTCTCTCGAAGCTGCGCTCCCGGGCCATGGGGGCGAAGGCCTCCCGCGGGCGCATCGCCGCCGTCACCTTCGCGCCCGGCGAGGAGGGCGACGCGCTCCTCACCCGCTACTTCATCGCCAAGCTCGTGGGGCGCCGGCACCTCGCCGACCAGCTCGACCTGCTGCGGGGCTTCAACCTGCTGGTGGTCGCCTACGGGATGATCGTGCTGCTGGCCCGGCTGAAGGCCGCCAGCGAGGGGCAGCCCGGCGTGCGCCAGAGCGATCTCCTGGCCGCGGTGCAGGCGACGGAGCTCCTCGTGCTGGAGCACACCGCCATCCACCGGACCTCCTCCTTCTCCCACCTGCTGGAGAAGATCCTGGACGAGCCCACCCTCTGCAGCTCGATGCTGGCCCGGGCGGCCTGA
- a CDS encoding protein kinase, producing MAQGAATREQVGAAQAKTKGEGGVFLTHLAGEGVAIEAILQAFGAAYGLRVVPSAHLDAFDPAALTGVDLALCQRLLAVPFGRQGETLAVAFAQPSWVTSQAAGALPPHQAFLAEEAAVRRALGRLAAATAGATRLMASGHAAQQAPAAPATAPAPAPGAGGTLPYGQPAPGAPPAAAAPPAAAVPPAPTAPPAATPPPPPAPAPTPSVATTGAASVATTGSARAASVATTGSASVATTGSASIGTTGTASVAATGSGAVSIPGAEVTPIVPGMAVGEFTVVKPLGGGGMATVYLAQGNDGREVALKVMQPQLANDPSFVQRFLHEVRSTIDIHHGNVVEVFSYGEEGGRYWMASEFVDAGTVEDLMKKVQRMPAPLAVEIFAQLVTGLHFAHQQGIVHRDVKPANMLLTSSGVLKVADFGIAKTVGGAALTQTGMLVGTPAYMSPEQARGEGLDARSDLYAAGIVLYELLSGENPNAADDAATTVARLLKGIVPPIYEKEPTVPPEIEALLDSLLSAEPAERPPSGQAVLEAIGPYLERHRATRPNLLAEALSDADRTVAGLIQEVSVHWLAEGRRLLEAGPAERRQASLALYRAVLRDPENAEATELLTQVCEAEGIQFGQSANPKIVELEQLLEQEPDNAGILQRLANLYRNEGNLYKAVGFFKRYLRLRPDDGYTASQLSMLTGQHVEVKAKGPKKGATRATGVTGARPGMGPDTAALVAGVHTGGFKAAGPVIPGGRPEAAEVTEPLPDPTALDYVRAAWEAWGLKVVGLLVVAGVVWAIFSGIGSFVSSATEEADRVSTDLKKGLDDTEDAALRKQHEAGMAAADTGNAEAARLLYEESLGKYRKGELDAAIAGFQKLKAEFPKRPQAREADYYIGKANLDAGNHWAAAEAYGRFLEEQAGSPKYVPALMGLAQAYYGNGQKPETVSTCSKLIADHPTSPLTRQARMLRAKANEDLGNAPAAADDYRHVVGTTDTGVPYYDEARAGLARTEGGAAE from the coding sequence TCCAGGCCTTCGGGGCGGCCTACGGCCTGCGCGTCGTCCCCTCGGCGCACCTCGACGCCTTCGATCCCGCCGCCCTCACCGGGGTGGATCTCGCCCTCTGCCAGCGCCTGCTGGCGGTGCCCTTCGGACGCCAGGGCGAGACCCTGGCGGTGGCCTTCGCTCAGCCCTCCTGGGTGACCTCCCAGGCCGCCGGGGCCCTGCCGCCCCACCAGGCCTTCCTCGCCGAGGAGGCGGCGGTGCGCCGGGCGCTGGGCCGGCTGGCCGCGGCCACGGCCGGCGCCACCAGGCTGATGGCCTCCGGGCACGCGGCTCAGCAGGCTCCGGCCGCACCTGCCACAGCCCCTGCCCCCGCCCCCGGCGCCGGTGGGACGCTCCCCTACGGCCAGCCCGCGCCCGGTGCCCCTCCCGCAGCGGCGGCGCCTCCCGCGGCAGCCGTGCCTCCCGCGCCAACCGCGCCTCCTGCGGCCACTCCGCCGCCACCCCCGGCTCCTGCGCCCACGCCCTCGGTGGCGACCACCGGGGCGGCGAGCGTGGCGACCACCGGCAGCGCCCGGGCGGCCTCCGTGGCGACCACGGGCAGCGCCAGCGTCGCCACCACCGGCAGCGCCTCGATCGGGACCACCGGCACCGCCTCGGTGGCGGCCACCGGCAGCGGCGCGGTCTCGATCCCCGGCGCGGAGGTGACGCCGATCGTCCCCGGCATGGCCGTGGGCGAGTTCACGGTGGTGAAGCCCCTGGGCGGCGGCGGCATGGCCACCGTCTACCTGGCTCAGGGCAACGACGGGCGGGAGGTGGCGCTGAAGGTGATGCAGCCGCAGCTGGCCAACGATCCCAGCTTCGTCCAGCGCTTCCTCCACGAGGTGCGCAGCACCATCGACATCCACCACGGCAACGTCGTCGAGGTCTTCTCCTACGGCGAGGAGGGCGGCCGCTACTGGATGGCCTCCGAGTTCGTCGACGCGGGCACGGTCGAGGACCTGATGAAGAAGGTCCAGCGGATGCCCGCGCCCCTCGCCGTGGAGATCTTCGCGCAGCTGGTCACCGGCCTGCACTTCGCCCACCAGCAGGGCATCGTGCACCGGGACGTGAAGCCGGCAAACATGCTCCTGACCTCCTCGGGCGTGTTGAAGGTGGCCGACTTCGGCATCGCCAAGACCGTGGGCGGCGCGGCCCTCACCCAGACCGGCATGCTGGTGGGGACGCCGGCCTACATGAGCCCGGAGCAGGCGCGGGGCGAGGGCCTCGACGCCCGCTCGGATCTCTACGCGGCCGGCATCGTGCTCTACGAGCTGCTCTCCGGGGAGAACCCGAACGCCGCCGACGACGCCGCCACCACCGTGGCGCGCCTGCTCAAGGGGATCGTCCCGCCCATCTACGAGAAGGAGCCGACGGTCCCCCCCGAGATCGAGGCCCTCCTCGACTCGCTCCTCTCCGCGGAGCCCGCCGAGCGACCCCCCAGCGGCCAGGCGGTGCTCGAGGCCATCGGGCCCTACCTGGAGCGGCACCGCGCGACGCGGCCGAACCTGCTGGCCGAGGCCCTCTCCGACGCCGACCGGACCGTCGCCGGGCTGATCCAGGAGGTCTCGGTCCACTGGCTCGCCGAGGGCCGCCGCCTCCTCGAGGCCGGCCCCGCCGAGCGGCGCCAGGCCTCCCTCGCCCTCTACCGGGCGGTGCTGCGTGACCCCGAGAACGCCGAGGCCACCGAGCTGCTCACTCAGGTCTGCGAGGCCGAGGGGATCCAGTTCGGGCAGAGCGCCAACCCCAAGATCGTCGAGCTCGAGCAGCTCCTCGAGCAGGAGCCCGACAACGCCGGCATCCTCCAGCGCCTGGCGAACCTCTACCGGAACGAGGGAAACCTCTACAAGGCGGTGGGCTTCTTCAAGCGCTACCTGCGCCTGCGCCCCGACGACGGCTACACCGCCAGCCAGCTCTCGATGCTCACCGGCCAGCACGTGGAGGTGAAGGCGAAGGGGCCGAAGAAGGGGGCCACCCGCGCCACCGGCGTCACCGGCGCGCGCCCCGGGATGGGGCCGGACACCGCCGCGCTGGTCGCGGGGGTGCACACCGGCGGCTTCAAGGCGGCGGGCCCGGTGATCCCCGGCGGGCGCCCCGAGGCGGCCGAGGTCACCGAGCCGCTCCCCGATCCGACCGCCCTCGACTACGTGCGGGCCGCCTGGGAGGCCTGGGGCCTGAAGGTCGTCGGGCTGCTGGTGGTGGCCGGCGTCGTCTGGGCGATCTTCTCGGGCATCGGCAGCTTCGTCTCCAGCGCGACCGAGGAGGCCGACCGGGTCTCGACCGATCTCAAGAAGGGCCTCGACGACACCGAGGACGCGGCGCTGCGCAAGCAGCACGAGGCCGGGATGGCCGCCGCCGACACCGGCAACGCGGAGGCGGCGCGGCTGCTCTACGAGGAATCCCTGGGCAAGTACCGCAAGGGCGAGCTCGACGCGGCCATCGCCGGCTTCCAGAAGCTCAAGGCCGAGTTCCCCAAGCGTCCCCAGGCCCGGGAGGCCGACTACTACATCGGCAAGGCGAACCTCGACGCGGGCAACCACTGGGCCGCCGCCGAGGCCTACGGGCGCTTCCTCGAGGAGCAGGCGGGCTCGCCCAAGTACGTCCCCGCCCTGATGGGCCTGGCCCAGGCCTACTACGGCAACGGCCAGAAGCCCGAGACCGTCAGCACCTGCTCCAAGCTGATCGCCGATCACCCCACCAGCCCCCTGACCCGCCAGGCCCGGATGCTCCGGGCGAAGGCCAACGAGGATCTGGGCAACGCCCCGGCGGCCGCCGACGACTACCGCCACGTGGTGGGCACCACCGACACCGGGGTGCCCTACTACGACGAGGCGCGCGCCGGGCTCGCCCGCACCGAGGGCGGCGCGGCCGAATAG